The Streptomyces sp. NBC_01298 genome contains the following window.
GCAGGCCATCGGCTTCATGACCGCAGCTCACGGCCCGTGGGGGTCTGTCGTCATCGATGACCAGGGTCGTGTCGTGCTGAACGCGGAGTATGCGGCGGTCGCGAAGGCGCAGCGGTTCGACATCCTCGCGTGGACCGTGGCCTCCTTCGATGCCGGCCAGCTGGTCGAGGACCTGACGGGCGAGTACGGCGTCTACGACTGGACGGGGCTGGAGGAGCAAGCCCCGGTCTGGAATCAGCACATCGTTCAGCCGAACCGGCTCCGCGAGCACTCCTCGAAGGCGAAGGCGGACAAGGTCCGCTACAAGTCGGAGGTGTGGGAGCGGCTGGTCCTGCCGTGGCTCACGACCTCGCACCGGGTCGTGGACTTCGGGGCCGGGCACGGCGACTACGCGAAGCACCTGCGCGCGCAGGGCTACCGGGTCCAGGACTACGAGCCGTACCGGACGCTCAAGGGCAAGTACAGCCTGGACGTCCGCGGGATCGTGTCCATGATCCGCGGTATCGAACGGGAGCTTCGTGAGGGCGGGTTGTACGAGGTCGTCGTTCTGGACTCGGTGATCAACGCGACCACCAGCCTCGAATACCAGCACTGGGTGCTGCTCACCGTGAACGCGCTCTGCGCGGCCGACGGGCAGGTGTGCATCGGCACCCGGAACCTGGAGCGCGAGAAGGCGTACGAGAACTCCGAGCACTCCATCAGCCGCGATTCGACACGTCTCGCGTTCCTGGACGAGCACAGCGTTGACATGCGGTTCGTGCGCGGGAAGTGGCAGCGGATCCGGTACCACACCCCAGAGTCGCTGCGCGGCCTCCTGTCCCGCTATTTCGAGGAGGTGGAGCTGAGCGACACCACGCGGGCCACGGTCAAGGCCGTCTGCCGCAAGCCGCGCCCCTTCCCCATCGAGGAATACGAGGAGGCCTTTCGGAATGAATTCAATATGCCCTACCCCAACGACTTCCGACATGACAAACATAAGGGAATCATGGAAATTCTGATAGAATTGATCAAGGGCAGGAATAGTTAAATGGAGGGGTAGTAAATGGAATCGGGGGCGGACCTTAAGAGGGTTCGCATAGAAATAGAATCACGCGACAAGTACGGCATTATGTGGCTGGCGGGTATACGTCAGCTCGACCTGACGCAGCACTGTCTGAAGACGTTCGCCGAGTGCGACAGGCCGAAGGTGGACCGCCGGCTGAAGCGGCAGACTCTGCTGCTGCCGGCAGATTCGCCGCCCGTCGCCTGGTACTTGTGCGCACTGCCCATCCCGTGGGACTGGAGCCGCAACGCTCACCTCGCCTTCGAGTACGCGCCCGGCGCGTCATGGGATGGGGACGCACTAGTGCCTGGACTCGGCGTGCGGCTGGCGAACGCCCAGCCCATCACCGGCTGGGGTGAGCACTCCATCCCTTCCGATGCACCGCTCCGACATGCACACCTCTACCGGACCTGCCGCAACTGGCAGTTCGGCTGGTGGCTGCGACAGCACCGGATCGTGCCAGATTCACCCTCGCAGGCCGCAAGAGTCGGCACGGAAGGTAGCCCCTCGGGGCAACTCACCTTCGACTAGAGAACCTGGCGCCACCTCGGCGGTTGACGAGGTGACGAGCCGGGCTCGCCGGGCCGGACACCACGTCCGGCCCGGCATCCCTCACGATCCCAGCAGCGTCTGCACGAGGCTGATCAGCTTGTCCACCCCAACCAGCCGCACGAGGGTCAGTGCCGTCCAGACCCAACCCGACGCGTCGAACGACCAGCTGCTCTTCCCGCGGTGCTTCCCCATGACTTCCATCCCCTTCGAACGAGTCCCGGCCTTGTGGCCTTCGATTCCGAAGTGGCGGGGTTCGACTTGGGGTTCGGCGATCGGCTTCAACACCGAACCCCGCGAAGGCGCAGGCCGGAGCCGTGTAGAAAGGGTTCGGACGAGGTTCGGTCCGAACCCTTGGGAGGGGACGAGTGGGACTCGGAAGCGATCTTGAGGACTTGCGGCGGGCATCCTGGCTGTCGCTTG
Protein-coding sequences here:
- a CDS encoding methyltransferase domain-containing protein: MNPLDVRFDPAYPLDKLRPADYNPRRLSESSFVRLQGSLRRHGVVKPVILNADGTLVAGHQRTKGLKAIGQSTVPAVILPQKVRLQDEIKFNLLHNRVETESSVVYAEAGPIGQWCWIPWQSIEVIASRNLPFQQAIGFMTAAHGPWGSVVIDDQGRVVLNAEYAAVAKAQRFDILAWTVASFDAGQLVEDLTGEYGVYDWTGLEEQAPVWNQHIVQPNRLREHSSKAKADKVRYKSEVWERLVLPWLTTSHRVVDFGAGHGDYAKHLRAQGYRVQDYEPYRTLKGKYSLDVRGIVSMIRGIERELREGGLYEVVVLDSVINATTSLEYQHWVLLTVNALCAADGQVCIGTRNLEREKAYENSEHSISRDSTRLAFLDEHSVDMRFVRGKWQRIRYHTPESLRGLLSRYFEEVELSDTTRATVKAVCRKPRPFPIEEYEEAFRNEFNMPYPNDFRHDKHKGIMEILIELIKGRNS